The Punica granatum isolate Tunisia-2019 chromosome 4, ASM765513v2, whole genome shotgun sequence genome has a window encoding:
- the LOC116202376 gene encoding cyclin-D3-1-like, whose product MALQNNHHHHSSSEQTQEQESHFFLLDALYCEEEQRWEEEGEEEGVEDAAAEDCIGNGRKPSSLLPLLLLEQDLFWEDEELLSLFSKEEAQQEESGLGTEQSVSSGSVRGEAVERMLRVSAHYGFSALTAVLAIDYVDRFLSRFRVQSDKPWMIQLVAVACVSMAAKVEETYVPFLLDLQVGEAKYVFEAKAIQTMELLVLSTLKWKMHPVTPLSFLDHIIRRLGLKSEVHWEFFRRCEALLLSVVSDSRSVGYLPSVLATATMMHVIEEVETDSPIEYEAQLLRVLRMSKEKVDGCYQLILGISKARNTDHGVINLHKRKSGQIQSSSRGATESSLISSTTDDISNEDHHHQPLVKRSRVQLLEKSNSCNNAGGSLLSLGRVFMNAVRSPH is encoded by the exons ATGGCATTACAGAACAACCATCACCACCATAGCAGCAGTGAGCAGACCCAAGAACAAGAAAGTCACTTCTTCTTGCTAGATGCTCTGTACTGCGAGGAAGAACAGAGatgggaagaagaaggagaagaggagggGGTGGAAGATGCAGCGGCAGAGGACTGCATCGGAAATGGGAGGAAgccctcttctcttcttcctctcctgCTGCTGGAACAGGATCTGTTCTGGGAAGACGAGGAgctgctctctctcttctccaaAGAAGAGGCCCAGCAGGAGGAGTCGGGTCTCGGAACAGAGCAATCTGTTTCTTCGGGATCGGTTCGTGGAGAAGCCGTGGAGCGGATGCTGAGAGTGAGTGCTCATTACGGGTTCTCAGCCCTCACCGCCGTGCTTGCCATCGATTACGTGGACCGGTTCCTCTCGAGGTTCCGCGTGCAGAGCGATAAGCCGTGGATGATTCAGCTCGTCGCGGTGGCCTGCGTCTCCATGGCTGCAAAAGTTGAAGAGACCTATGTGCCTTTCCTTTTAGACCTCCAA GTGGGGGAAGCGAAGTACGTGTTCGAGGCGAAGGCCATACAGACAATGGAGCTGCTGGTGCTGTCCACGCTCAAATGGAAGATGCACCCGGTGACCCCACTCTCGTTTCTCGACCACATCATTAGGAGGCTCGGCCTCAAGAGCGAAGTGCACTGGGAGTTTTTCAGGAGATGTGAAGCCCTCCTCCTCTCCGTCGTCTCCG ATTCAAGATCTGTGGGCTATCTTCCTTCTGTACTGGCCACCGCTACGATGATGCACGTCATCGAAGAGGTCGAGACAGATAGTCCTATCGAGTACGAAGCCCAGCTACTTCGAGTTCTTCGTATGAGTAAG GAAAAAGTGGACGGCTGTTATCAACTCATCCTGGGGATATCGAAGGCCCGAAACACCGACCACGGTGTCATCAACTTGCACAAGCGCAAAAGCGGCCAGATTCAGAGCAGCTCTAGGGGTGCAACCGAATCATCCTTGATCAGTAGCACTACTGATGATATATCCAATGaggatcatcatcatcagccTCTTGTCAAGAGAAGCAGAGTACAGCTCCTAGAGAAGAGCAACTCGTGCAACAATGCTGGTGGCAGTCTATTGTCGCTCGGTCGGGTTTTCATGAACGCTGTGCGCAGCCCGCACTAG